One Streptomyces dangxiongensis genomic window, ACACCCGGGCCATCCTGCTCAGCGCCGGTGTCGCGATCTTCCTGGTGCTCTCCGGGATCGCGATGCTCCTGGAGCACCTCGGCCCCGGCTCACGGCTCAGCTTCGTCATCACCGGGGCGCTGATCTTCTGGGCCCTGGCCCAGCTCGCCCGGATCAAGGTCGTCGCCGACGAGTCCGGCGTCACCGTCGTCAACATCGCGAGCAGGCGGCGCCTGGCGTGGGCGGAGATCCTCCGGGTGAACCTCCGCCCGGGTGATCCCTGGGTGTTCCTCGATCTCAGCGACGGCACCAGCCTGCCCGCGCTCGGCATCCAGCCGGGCATCGCCCGGCAGCGGGCCATCGCCGACGCGCGCACCCTCCGTGACCTGGCCGAGGCCCGCGCCACGGCCCGCGCGGCGGAGGGCCAGGGCTGACTCGGGGCGGGATCAGGGTCCGCTCCGGGGCGTCCGCTCTGCCGCACCCGCCCATATCTTGATTAATCTGGTGACGGAGGCCTTTCCCCCGTGCCTCCGCCCCTGCGCGCCGCCCGGCACCCAGGGGTTCCTGCTACCCGAGGAGTGACTCCCTCCAGCGATGGACGGATCGTCCTGTAGTACCTGCGCCGCCCCGACCCGACACAGCGGGAAGGCGGTGGCAGCGTGACCATCCCCCTGCTGCTCCTCGGAGCGGCGTTCCTGCTGATTCTGGCCAACGGCTTCTTCGTGGCGGCCGAGTTCGGTCTGGTGACCGTCGAGCGCCCGGAAGCCGAGAAGGCCGCCGCCGACGGTGACAGACGCGCGCGTACGGTCGTGGAGTCGCTGAAGGAACTGTCCTTCCAGCTCTCCGGCACCCAGCTCGGCATCACCATCACCTCCCTGGTCGTCGGCATGCTCGCCGAACCGGCCCTGGCCGAGCTGCTGCACGGCCCGTTCGCCGCGATCGGCATCCCCGGGGGCGCCGTCTCCGGTGTCGCCGTGGTCGTCGGCATGCTGCTGGCCTCGGCGATCCAGATGGTGATCGGCGAACTCGTGCCCAAGAACTGGGCCGTGTCCCGGCCGTTGCAGGTGGCCCGGTTCGTCGCCGGCCCCCAGCACCGCTTCGCCCTCCTGTTCCGCCCGGTGATCTCCGCGCTGAACACGGTCGCCAACCGGCTGGTCCGCGCCCTCGGCGTCGAACCCGCCGACGAGCTGGCCTCCGCCCGCACCCCCGGGGAACTCGTCTCCCTGGCCCGGCACTCGGCGAGGGCCGGTGCCCTGGAGCAGGACACGGCCGACCTGTTCGTGCGCACCCTGTCCCTGGGCGAGCTGACCGCGCAGCACGTCATGACCCCCCGCGTGCGGGTCAGCGCCCTCCAGGACTCGGCGACCGCCGAGGACGTCGTCAACCTGACCCGCGCCACCGGCCTGTCCCGCTTCCCCGTCTACCGGGAGAAGATCGACGAGGTCGTCGGCATGGCCCACCTCAAGGACGCCCTCGCGGTCCCGGTGGCCGACCGCCTGCGCACCCCGGTCGGCCGCATCGCCCGCAAGGCGCTCCTCGTACCCGAGACCCTGCCCGTCCAGCCCCTCCTCGCCCGTCTGCGCAGCGAGCAGCCCATCGCCGTCGTGGTCGACGAGTACGGCGGCACCGCCGGCGTGGTCACGCTGGAGGACATCGTCGAGGAACTGGTCGGCGAGGTCCGCGACGAGCACGACGGCCAGGACGTGCCCGAGCTGGCCCCCGCCCCGCCCGAGGACGGCAGGGCGGCCTGGGACGTCGACGGCAGCTGCCGGGTCGACATGCTCCAGCGCATAGGCCTGGAGGTGCCCGAGGGGCCGTACGAGACCGTCGCCGGTCTGGTGGCCGACCTGCTCGGCCGGATCCCGGCCCCCGGTGACCGGGCCGAACTGCCCGGCTGGCGGCTCGCCGTCCGCCAGGTCGGCCACTACCGCGCCGAACGGGTCCGGGTGGTCAGGACGGCCCCGACGGTCAACGTGATGGAGGCCGCCCGATGAGCGTCCTGCAACTGGTCTTCGCCGCGCTGCTCGTGCTCGCCAACGGCTTCTTCGTCGGCGCCGAGTTCGCGCTCATCTCCGTCCGCCGCAGCCAGATCGAGCCGCTCGGCACGGCCCGCGCCCGCCAGGTGCTGTACGGCCTGGAGCGGCTGCCCCAGATGATGGCCGCCGCCCAGTTCGGCATCACCGTCTGCTCCCTGACGCTCGGCGCGGTCGCCGAGCCCACGGTGGCGCACCTGCTGGAACCGCTGTTCGAGGGGATCCACCTCCCCGACGGAGTGATCCACCCCCTCGGCTACGTCATCGCCCTGGCCGCCGTGGTCTTCTTCCACCTGGTCATCGGCGAGATGGTGCCGAAGAACCTCGCGATGGCCGCGCCCGAGAAGGCGGCCCTCTGGCTCAGCCCGGGCCTGGTCTACTTCGCCCGCCTCTGCCGGCCGATCACCGTGGCCCTCGGCGCCTGCGCGCGGGGCATCCTGCGGCTGTTCCGGGTCGAGCCCAGGGACGAGGTCGAGGCGGTCGTCACCACCGAGCAGCTCAACCGCCTGCTGGAGGACTCGGGCCAGGCGGGTCTCCTCGACCCCGAGGAGCAGGAGCGCCTGGAGGACGCCCTGGAGCTGGGCTCGCGCCCGGTGACGGACGTCTTGCTGCGCCGCGAGTCGCTGGTCACGGTGACCCCGGCGGTCACCCCGGGCCAGATCGTGGAGCTGACCGCCCGCACGGGCTACTCCCGCTTCCCGGTCGCGGCGGCCGAGAAGGGCCCCTTCATGGGCTATGTGCACGTCAAGGACGTGCTCGACCTGGAGGACTCGGACCGGGCGGTCCCGCAGCACGTCTGGCGCCCGATGGCCACGCTCCGCGCCGAGCTGCCGCTCGACGACGCCCTCACGGTGATGCGCCGGGCGGCCACGCATCTGGCCCAGGTGGCGGACGCCACCGGCAAGGTGCTGGGCCTGGTCGCCCTGGAGGACGCACTGGAGCTGCTGGTGGGCGAGGTCAGGGACCCGGCGCACCGGGAGCCGGCCGGTGTGCGGCTGACCGAACCCAGGGTGAGCGGAGAACCGGAGGGGGTGCTGACGACGTAGGCCGTCGTCGTGCGCGGGCGCGCGGGGGCTGATCACACGGCTCCCGGCGCCCCCGGAAGGGCCTACGGGGCCGACGGGTCCTGCGGCCCCCGCCCCGACAGCACCTCTCCGTACGCCTGCATCAGATCGGGCAGCCGCAGCGTCGCCAGGTCCTGGCGGGACAGGTCACCCGGGCAGACGGACAGCCGCAGGTCCCGGTACGCGCAGCTCTTCTCGTACAGCGTCCGCAGGAAGCGGCCGTTGCCCAGCTCGTCGATCCACCCCTGGCCGACCACGTGCCCGGCGACGGACCGCAGCTCCTCCAGCGCCTCCTCGTCCCACCGGTCCCCGTTCTCCGCCGCCAGCACCTTGCCGATCTCGGTGAGTTCCTGCGGCCGGTAGGAGGGGAAGTCCACCCGGGTGGTGAAGCGGGAGGAGAGCCCGGGGTTGGCGGCGAGCAGCCGGTCCATGCCCTCCGGATAGCCGGCCAGGATCACCACCAGGTGGTCCCGGTTGTCCTCGGCCCGCTTCAGCAGCACCTGGAGCGCCTCGTCGCCGTACGCGTCCCCCTTGCCGTAGCCCGAGTTGGACAGCGAGTACGCCTCGTCCACGAACAGCACCCCGCCGATCGCGGAGTCGATCAGCTCGTTGGCCTTCACGGCCGTCTGCCCGAGGTACTCACCGACCAGGTCGGCCCGCTGGGCCTCCACCAGGTGGTCGCCGCCGAGCAGGCCCAGCGCGTAGAAGACCCGGCCCAGGATGCGCGCGACGGTGGTCTTGCCCGTACCGGACGGGCCGGAGAAGACGAAGTGCCGTTTCGGCGGCTGCACCGGCAGTCCCTGCCCAGCCCGCAGCCGGGCCATGTTCAGTTGCGCCGACAACGCCTTGACCTGGCGCTTCACCGGTTCGAGCCCGACCATGCGCTCCAGTTCGGCGAGCGCCTCCTCCAGTAACGCGGGGTCGGTCGGACCGGCCGGGACCGGCGAGGCGGACACCCCGCTCTTCACCCGCACGGAGGGGTCGGCCACCGACGGCAGCGGCCCGGTCGGCAGGTCGGGCTCCGGCAGCCGCAGGTCCCGGCCCTCCGTGCCGAACAGCGGGTCGAGGCCGTCCGGTCCGTCCACCGTGTCCAGTCCCGCGCCGGTCAGCGTGATCGCGGCGAGGTCGGACGTGTCGTCGTACCCGTCGCCCTCGGCGATCGCGGCGAGCCGGGCGGAGGTGTCCATGAAGGCGGGGTCGGCCCGGTGCACCGCCCGGTACAGGGGGAGCGCGGCGGCGCTGCGGCCGGTGCCCTCGTGGGCGCGCGCCAGCCAGTACCGCAGCTCCTTGCGCTGCGGCTGTTCGCTGCGGCAGCGCATCAGCGCCGCCGACAGCAGCGGTTCCGCGTGGCCGTACATCTCCAGCCGGACCCGGGCCATGCCGCCGAACAGGCCGGCCTCGATGCCGAGCAGGGCGTCGTCCAGCAGCGGGTCGGTGTGCCGTATGAGCTGCTCCCAGTCCTTGACCAGATAGGCGCGGCAGGCGTGCAGGAAGCGGACCTGGGCGTCGGTGTCGACCGGGGGCAGTCCGGCGAGGGCCCGGTCCAGCTCGGGCACGTGCCGTCCGTCCAGCCAGTGGGAGGCGTGCGCCAGCAGCAGATCGCGCGGGCTCTCCAGCACCGGCTGCACCCACCAGCCCAGCCAGTACCAGGAGTTGAGGGCCCGGTGGTGCCGGGTGCGCTGTTCCCCGAAACGCTCGCGGTGCCGGAACATGCGCAGCAGCGCGGTCGTCGTGTCGACCCGGAGCGCGTGCAGCCCCAGCCAGGCGTCGGCCATGCCCGGGTCCATCCGCACCGCGGCGCGGAACTCCTCCTCGGCCTGCGGATAGGCGCCCATCGTGTAGGCGTCCACGCCCCGCAGCCAGGCCAGGTCGGCCGGGGCCTCGGGGCCCCGCGTGCCGAAGTCCATCACGTCCCCCCACAGACCGTGCCCCCGTGGTTCACCACCGGGCAGTCGCCCGACGGCCGCCGCGGTCGAACCGCCGGGCCGCGGACCGGAGTTGCAGGTGCGCCAGACAGACGCGAAGGTCGCACCGAAGGCATCGTACCCGCGTGGCGACCGCGCGCCGTAGGGTGCCGCACCAGGCGTTCCACGAGGTGGGGGCAGACGGGGCGCACACGGCTTCGTGACCCAGGGTGAGCGGATCGGTGCGCGCGGCGGCCGAAGGGCCGCCCGCGGGCAGAACGAAGCCCCCGGTCACGGGGGAACAACCGGGGGCTTCGGGTCGGTGGGCGGCTCCCGAAAGGCCGCACATCCAGAACGTAAGACCTGTACGGCCCGCTGGTCAAGCAGTGTTGGGGCACTCGCGGGAGTTGTCCGGCCGCACCCTTCACCACTTCACCACATCGCAGACGGCCCTTCACGTTCAGTGACATTTCGGTCCGTCGCGGGGGCCGCGCCGGGCCCCGGCAGCACCTCGTACCCCTCCTGATCCCGCAGCACCAGCAGATCGGCATGGGGGCGTGAGGGGTCGGCGGCGAAGTGCGCGCGCTCCGCGGCGACCCAGCCGTCCCAGAACTCCCGCTGCTCCGGCCCGTCCCGCAGCCGGCCGCGCCGCCAGGCCTCCGTCGGGGGCAGCTCCATCCACAGCAGCCGCGCCAGGTGCGGGCGCAGCGCCCGGCGGCCCGCGCCGACGCCCTCCACGAGGACCACGGGCGCGGGCGGCAGCGGGCACGGGGCGCCGAAGACGCGGGCTCGCCAGTCGTAGGGCGTGTAGGACGCGCTCTCGCCGCGGCCGAGGGGCTCGATCACCTGGGCCGTGAGCCGGCCCGTCCAGGCGAAGAGCCGCTCGTGGCTGGCGATGTCGTCGAGGTGGAACACCGGAGCCCCGCCCAGCGCGTGGGCCAGCCGCGCGGCGAAGGTGGACTTGCCCGAGCCGGCGTGACCGTCGACGCCGATCAGCCGGACCGGTCCGAGGGACGGAGGGAGCCCGCGCAGCCGGGCGGCGAGGTCGTGAATGGCGTTTCCCGGTGTGTGGTGCGGTGCGGGATGTTTTCCGCGAACCAGTGTAGTCGCGTCTTGAACCATCGGCTGCCGGCCAGTCAAAGGCGCCGATAAACGTCCCGAATCCCTTGACCGATATGTCGAATTCGGCGTTCCGAGTGTGCCCGACGCTGAGTAAGGTGCCTCCTGCGCAACGTGATGCGACCGTACGGGGATCGGCAGGGGGGACATGGCGGCGGAGTTATTCGAGGGGCACTATGTATGGCATCCGGCGGCCGACGACCGGGTCCTGGCGAGCGTATGCGTCGATGTGCGCGCCGGACGTTATCGATACGCGCACGAGGCCCTCGCCGAGACGCGTTCCGACTCCGCCCTGCGGGCCCACCGCTCGCTGGTGCTCGCCTCCGAGGCGGCCGGCACCGACCTGGTCGAGCGCTGGCTCGCCGAGGAGCCGACGCCCGAGGCGTCGCTGATGTGGGCCCGGGTGGCGGTGCAGCGCGCGCTGCGGGCCGCCGACGCGCGGGACGATCGCGCCGAGCGGCTGGAACGCATCGCGCTGACGGCCTGCGACCGGGCCGCCGCCGAAGCACCCCGGGACCCCACCCCCTGGGTCGCCAGGCTCTCCATGGCCCGGCTGCACCGGCTGCGCGACCCGGCCCCGCAGGGCCTGCTCACCGCACCGCCCGGCCCCTGGCGGCTGTTCGCGCACATCCTGTCCCTCGACCCCTGGCACCGCGAGGCGCACCACCGCTTCCTGTCCTTCTTCTTCACGCGCCACGGCGGCTCGGTCAACGCGGCCTGGGACGTGGCCGCCTTCCTCAGTCAGCGGGCGCCCGCCGACTCCGCGCTCCGGCTGCTGCCCCTGGTGGCCCTCGTGGAGAGCTACAACCCCACCCGGCTCCTCGCCGACCGGATCTGGGAGGAGCCCCAGTGGCGCTCCACCGCACTCGCGGTCTACCGGAACTGGCTGCCCACGCTGGCCGGTTACCCCTTCACCCCGGTGCTGGACCTCGCCTACCTCGCGCACGCGCTGGTGATGGCCCAGTGCGAGTTCGAGGCCCGGGCGGTGTTCACGGCGATGGGTCCGTACGCCTCACGCATGCCCTGGAGCGCCTTCGGTGACCCCGCCGAGCAGCTCTCCCGGGCCCGGCGCGCCTGCGGCCTGCCCGTCCCGGCACCCGCCTGACCCGGCTCGCCCGCCCTGCTTCCGTCCCCTTGCCCTCCTGCCCCGTCGAGAGAGAAAGGCCGATCTGTGTCGGAACGAATGACGACTCCCCGGGCCCGCACGCGCGCGGTGGACTCCGTCGTGCTCGACGACGACGCGACCCTGCACGCGATGGGTTATCCACGGAAACTCACCCGGCGCTTCCAGGCGTTCGACAATTTCGCTATCTCCTTCACCATCATCAATATCCTCTCGGGTATTTTCTCCTCCTTCGGCTTCGGTATGAACGCGGGCGGACCGCGTATTCTCGTGTTCGGCTGGATCGGCGTCTCCGTCATGGTGCTGCTCATCGGCGCGGCCATGGCGGAAGTCGCCTCCGCCTTTCCGACGAGCGGCGCCCTGTATTTCTCGGCGGGTAAGCTCGCCAAGCGGCACAAGGGCGCCTGGTCCTGGTTCACGGGCTGGTTGAACTTCGTGGGCCAGATCGGCGGCACCGCCGCCACCGGCTATGCCGCCGCCACCTTCATCCAGGTCCTCGTGCAGTTGCAATGGCCCTCCTACCGGCCGACCGCACACCAGACGGTGCTGATCACGGCCCTCGTGATCGTCCTCCAGGGACTGGCGAACACCTACACCGTCCAGCTCGTCGCCCTGCTGAACCGTATTTCCGTGTGGTGGCTCTTCATCGGACTCGTCGTGATCGTAGGCGCACTCATCGTGATGCCCGATCGGCACCAGTCCGCGTCCTTCGTGACGCATTTCGAGAACAACACCGGGTTCACGAGCGGCCTTTACGGCGGCATGCTCGGACTGCTGGTCACCAGTTGGACCTTCACCGGGTTCGACGGCAGCTTCCACATGTCCGAGGAAACGGTCCGCGCGACGGTGAGCGCCCCCAAGGGGATCACCCGCGCCATCGCCTTTTCCGCGATCACCGGCCTGGTGCTGATGCTGGCACTGGTCTACAGCATCGGTGACTACGCCACGGTGGCCGGCTCGGCCGCGCCGCCCGTCCGGATCCTCATCGACGGCCTCGGTCTCGGCGCCGCCAAGGTGATGCTCCTCATCGTCATCGGCGCCATGCTCTTCTGCGGTCTCGCCAACCTCACCAGCAACACCCGGCAGATCTTCGCCTTCTCGCGGGACGGCGCCATGCCCGGCTCCCGCTGGTGGCATTCGGTCTCGCCGCGCACCCGTACACCGGTGAAGGCCGTGTGGTTCGCGGTGGGCTGCTCGCTGGCCCTGGTGGTGCCGGGCTGGTGGTCGCACACGGCGTTCACCGCGATCGTCAGCGTCAACGTGGTCGGGCTCTTCCTCGCCTACGCCGTGCCGATCTTCCTGCGGCTGCGGCTCGGGGACGCCTTCCAGCCCGGGCCCTGGCACCTGGGTCGCTGGGGCAGGCCGATCGGCTGGCTCGCGGTGGTCTGGATCCTGCTCAGCAGCGTCCTGTTCATGCTGCCGCAGGCCTCGCCGATCACCGTCGACTCCTTCAACTACGCGCCGATCGCGCTCGCCGTCGTCCTGCTGGTGGCCACGGTGTGGTGGTTCGCCACGGCCCGCCGCCGCTTCCAGGGCCCGGTCAGCTACGGCCGCCCCGACGAGGTCGCCGCGATGGACCTGGTCTGACCCGGCCGGCCGTACGGCCCCGGCGCCCGGCCCACCGCCCGCGCCGGGGCCGTCCGGCACCCGCCACGACCCCTTTCGGCGGACCAGACCAATATTCGTGCCGCGGCATGCGCGCAAGTGCTGGCAGGGCGATCCGGCCTGCTCCATAGTTGGCCCACAACCGTGCACCGGACCAGCCCGACTCGGACACCTGGGGGTCGTCGCACTCATGAGCCAAGCCCAACAGCCGTCCCGCAGAACGGTCCTGGCCGTCGCCGTCGCCGCGGCGGTGACCGGCACGGCGGCCCCCTCGGCCGTCGCCGCCCCGGGAGCCGCCGCCGACGCGCCCGGCCGGGC contains:
- a CDS encoding PH domain-containing protein, which encodes MSDLPALPVTFRPGHTRAILLSAGVAIFLVLSGIAMLLEHLGPGSRLSFVITGALIFWALAQLARIKVVADESGVTVVNIASRRRLAWAEILRVNLRPGDPWVFLDLSDGTSLPALGIQPGIARQRAIADARTLRDLAEARATARAAEGQG
- a CDS encoding hemolysin family protein — protein: MTIPLLLLGAAFLLILANGFFVAAEFGLVTVERPEAEKAAADGDRRARTVVESLKELSFQLSGTQLGITITSLVVGMLAEPALAELLHGPFAAIGIPGGAVSGVAVVVGMLLASAIQMVIGELVPKNWAVSRPLQVARFVAGPQHRFALLFRPVISALNTVANRLVRALGVEPADELASARTPGELVSLARHSARAGALEQDTADLFVRTLSLGELTAQHVMTPRVRVSALQDSATAEDVVNLTRATGLSRFPVYREKIDEVVGMAHLKDALAVPVADRLRTPVGRIARKALLVPETLPVQPLLARLRSEQPIAVVVDEYGGTAGVVTLEDIVEELVGEVRDEHDGQDVPELAPAPPEDGRAAWDVDGSCRVDMLQRIGLEVPEGPYETVAGLVADLLGRIPAPGDRAELPGWRLAVRQVGHYRAERVRVVRTAPTVNVMEAAR
- a CDS encoding hemolysin family protein, which codes for MSVLQLVFAALLVLANGFFVGAEFALISVRRSQIEPLGTARARQVLYGLERLPQMMAAAQFGITVCSLTLGAVAEPTVAHLLEPLFEGIHLPDGVIHPLGYVIALAAVVFFHLVIGEMVPKNLAMAAPEKAALWLSPGLVYFARLCRPITVALGACARGILRLFRVEPRDEVEAVVTTEQLNRLLEDSGQAGLLDPEEQERLEDALELGSRPVTDVLLRRESLVTVTPAVTPGQIVELTARTGYSRFPVAAAEKGPFMGYVHVKDVLDLEDSDRAVPQHVWRPMATLRAELPLDDALTVMRRAATHLAQVADATGKVLGLVALEDALELLVGEVRDPAHREPAGVRLTEPRVSGEPEGVLTT
- a CDS encoding AAA family ATPase; this translates as MDFGTRGPEAPADLAWLRGVDAYTMGAYPQAEEEFRAAVRMDPGMADAWLGLHALRVDTTTALLRMFRHRERFGEQRTRHHRALNSWYWLGWWVQPVLESPRDLLLAHASHWLDGRHVPELDRALAGLPPVDTDAQVRFLHACRAYLVKDWEQLIRHTDPLLDDALLGIEAGLFGGMARVRLEMYGHAEPLLSAALMRCRSEQPQRKELRYWLARAHEGTGRSAAALPLYRAVHRADPAFMDTSARLAAIAEGDGYDDTSDLAAITLTGAGLDTVDGPDGLDPLFGTEGRDLRLPEPDLPTGPLPSVADPSVRVKSGVSASPVPAGPTDPALLEEALAELERMVGLEPVKRQVKALSAQLNMARLRAGQGLPVQPPKRHFVFSGPSGTGKTTVARILGRVFYALGLLGGDHLVEAQRADLVGEYLGQTAVKANELIDSAIGGVLFVDEAYSLSNSGYGKGDAYGDEALQVLLKRAEDNRDHLVVILAGYPEGMDRLLAANPGLSSRFTTRVDFPSYRPQELTEIGKVLAAENGDRWDEEALEELRSVAGHVVGQGWIDELGNGRFLRTLYEKSCAYRDLRLSVCPGDLSRQDLATLRLPDLMQAYGEVLSGRGPQDPSAP
- a CDS encoding uridine kinase family protein, translating into MVQDATTLVRGKHPAPHHTPGNAIHDLAARLRGLPPSLGPVRLIGVDGHAGSGKSTFAARLAHALGGAPVFHLDDIASHERLFAWTGRLTAQVIEPLGRGESASYTPYDWRARVFGAPCPLPPAPVVLVEGVGAGRRALRPHLARLLWMELPPTEAWRRGRLRDGPEQREFWDGWVAAERAHFAADPSRPHADLLVLRDQEGYEVLPGPGAAPATDRNVTEREGPSAMW
- a CDS encoding amino acid permease, translating into MTTPRARTRAVDSVVLDDDATLHAMGYPRKLTRRFQAFDNFAISFTIINILSGIFSSFGFGMNAGGPRILVFGWIGVSVMVLLIGAAMAEVASAFPTSGALYFSAGKLAKRHKGAWSWFTGWLNFVGQIGGTAATGYAAATFIQVLVQLQWPSYRPTAHQTVLITALVIVLQGLANTYTVQLVALLNRISVWWLFIGLVVIVGALIVMPDRHQSASFVTHFENNTGFTSGLYGGMLGLLVTSWTFTGFDGSFHMSEETVRATVSAPKGITRAIAFSAITGLVLMLALVYSIGDYATVAGSAAPPVRILIDGLGLGAAKVMLLIVIGAMLFCGLANLTSNTRQIFAFSRDGAMPGSRWWHSVSPRTRTPVKAVWFAVGCSLALVVPGWWSHTAFTAIVSVNVVGLFLAYAVPIFLRLRLGDAFQPGPWHLGRWGRPIGWLAVVWILLSSVLFMLPQASPITVDSFNYAPIALAVVLLVATVWWFATARRRFQGPVSYGRPDEVAAMDLV